A single Actinomycetes bacterium DNA region contains:
- a CDS encoding NAD(P)-binding domain-containing protein — protein MRIAVLGTGVVGTTLATRFAELGHPVTMGARSAANEVADERAAARGRRHGSFADAAAHAELVVNATAGQATLEALAAAGAEALAGKVLLDVANPLDFSGGFPPSLWLANTDSLGEQVQSAVPATRVVEALNTVTAAAMVSAQLLDEPHDLFMAGDDAQAKAVVRGLLGELGWDPERVHDLGGIEAARGTEMYQALWLRLMGSLGTAAFNVRVVR, from the coding sequence ATGCGGATCGCCGTGCTCGGCACCGGCGTGGTGGGCACCACGTTGGCCACCCGGTTCGCCGAGCTGGGCCACCCGGTGACGATGGGTGCCCGCTCGGCAGCCAACGAGGTCGCTGACGAGCGGGCCGCTGCCCGGGGCCGTCGGCACGGCAGCTTCGCCGACGCGGCAGCCCACGCCGAGCTGGTCGTGAACGCGACCGCGGGTCAGGCCACGCTTGAGGCGCTGGCCGCCGCGGGTGCGGAGGCCCTCGCCGGCAAGGTGCTCCTCGACGTGGCGAACCCGCTGGACTTCTCCGGCGGGTTCCCGCCGTCCCTGTGGCTGGCCAACACCGACAGCCTCGGCGAGCAGGTGCAGAGCGCCGTCCCGGCGACTCGGGTGGTCGAGGCGCTCAACACGGTCACCGCGGCGGCCATGGTCAGTGCGCAGCTGCTCGATGAGCCGCACGACCTGTTCATGGCGGGGGACGACGCGCAGGCCAAGGCCGTGGTGCGAGGGCTGCTCGGCGAGCTTGGCTGGGACCCCGAGCGGGTGCACGACCTCGGCGGCATCGAGGCGGCCCGCGGCACCGAGATGTACCAGGCGCTGTGGCTACGGCTCATGGGCTCGCTCGGGACGGCGGCGTTCAACGTGCGGGTGGTCCGCTGA
- a CDS encoding CPBP family intramembrane glutamic endopeptidase, with product MATAHGLARDGGVQRAGGPLSTPEPTTRAVRWGLGDVAITFGLTLLLGLASVLLVTPLFPDTADGKAWASVAMLMLPWLGLAGWPLLATATRGNGPVADLRLRVTWRQAGVGVGGGIVAYLAAWGIAILTEKISGHTLSSAVGNIAQDTTSASRAALTVLALSAAVGAPIVEEIAFRGLFYGALERRAIPALSAVVGTGTAFALFHFEPLRFALLLAIGLVLGTVRARTGSTGASILTHMTVNLPGALALLALR from the coding sequence GTGGCTACGGCTCATGGGCTCGCTCGGGACGGCGGCGTTCAACGTGCGGGTGGTCCGCTGAGCACGCCCGAGCCGACGACCAGGGCGGTCCGCTGGGGGCTGGGCGACGTCGCGATCACCTTCGGCCTGACCTTGCTGCTCGGCCTGGCCAGCGTGCTGCTGGTGACCCCGCTGTTCCCGGACACCGCCGACGGCAAGGCCTGGGCCAGTGTCGCGATGCTCATGCTTCCCTGGCTCGGGCTGGCCGGCTGGCCACTCCTCGCGACGGCCACCCGGGGCAACGGCCCGGTGGCCGACCTGCGGCTGCGGGTGACCTGGCGGCAGGCCGGCGTCGGCGTGGGCGGGGGGATCGTCGCGTACCTGGCGGCCTGGGGCATCGCCATCCTCACCGAGAAGATCAGCGGGCACACGCTGTCGTCGGCCGTGGGCAACATCGCCCAGGACACCACCAGCGCGTCCCGGGCCGCCCTGACGGTGCTGGCCCTGTCCGCGGCCGTGGGCGCGCCGATCGTCGAGGAGATCGCGTTCCGGGGGCTGTTCTACGGTGCGCTGGAACGGCGGGCGATCCCGGCGCTGTCCGCCGTCGTGGGCACCGGCACCGCATTCGCCCTGTTCCACTTCGAGCCCCTGCGGTTCGCGCTGCTGCTGGCGATCGGGCTGGTGCTCGGCACCGTGCGGGCCCGCACCGGCAGCACCGGGGCCAGCATCCTCACCCACATGACGGTGAACCTGCCGGGGGCGCTCGCGCTGCTCGCCCTGCGCTGA